The DNA window GGATGACCACGGACGTTGATCGGGGCGATGCTGTTGTGTGAACCGATCCGAGGATCGGGATCGCTCTGCGAGACGGGCAGGCGGATAGGACGTCACAATTGTGACAGTCCAGTTTAGCGGGATCGAGGACCTGTGGGCAAGCCGCGTGCCGAGACGATCTCCCGGAGCGCCGGATCCAGGGTCGGGTGCTCGAAGCGGTAGCCCGCTTGCAGCAACCGTTCCGGGAGCGCCCAGCGACTCTTCAGGACGAGCTCGCTCTCCGTGCGGAGGAGGAACATCCCGATCTCCAGGAGCCAGCGGGGTGCGGGAAGGCCGATCGGCATCCCGAGCACGTGCCGCAGGGTCCGCATGAAGCCGCGGTTGTCCGTGGGGCTCGGCGAGGTCACGTTGACGGCGCCTGAGAGCTCCGGGTGGTCGCGGAGGAACCGGACGATGCCGATGACGTCGTCCAGGTGGATCCAACTGAACCGTTGCCGACCATGGGGCGTCGTGAACCGATGACCCGTTCCGGCGGCCCGACGCGATCGCGAACGGGGCCAGCGACCGTCGAGCTGCGGTCCCCCGAGGCCGAGGCGCGCCAACCACAGCAACGGTGTGAGCGCCCCTCCGTCGCCGAGGACGATGGCGATCCGGAGAGCGACCCGTCGTGTGGCCGGCAGATCGTCGGCGAACAGTGCCCGCTCCCATGCCGTGGCGACGTCTACGGAAAAGCCCGATCCGATCTCGCCGTCGACTTCCGTCATGGCGCGATCGTCCGCGTCACGGTAGATGGTCGCCGTCGACGCGTTGATCCACAGCGGAGGAGGCGAGGCCGCTTCGCGGACCGCTCGCGACAGCTCCGTCGTCGTGTCGACGCGTGACCGGAGGATCGCGGCACGGTTCGAAGCGGTGTACCGGCAGTTCACGCTCTTCCCCGCCAGGTTGACCAGGAGGTCCGCGCCGTCGACCAGTCGGGCGATGCCCGCTCGATCATCCCAACGGGCGTCGGCCGCACCGCGACCGATGACGGAGACCGTTGCGCCGTCGGCCCGGAAGGACTCGACCAGCCGACGCCCGATGAACCCGGACGCTCCGGCGACCACGATCCGCTCGGACGTCATTCGAGCATCGCCGACCGCAGGGTGTCGAGCCCGACGCCCCCGAGGTCGAGCGCCCGACGGTGGAAGTCCTTGATGTCGAAGGCGTCACCGGCTCGGCGGGCCGCGTCATCGCGGAGCTGCTCCCAGATGCGCTGCCCGATCTTGTAGGACGGCGCCTGCCCGGGCCAGCCGAGGTAGCGGTTCACCTCGAAGCGGACGAACTCCGGAGACATGTTCACGTTCCGGCCCATGAAGTCGAACGCGTACTCGGCGGTCCAGGTGCCGCTCCCGTCGGGGAGCCGCTTGCCGAGGTGCACGCCGATGTCGAGGACGACCCGAGCCGCACGCATCCGCTGACCGTCGAGCATGCCCAGGCGATCGGCCGGGTCGTCGAGGTACCCGAGCTGCTCCATCAACCGCTCCGCGTACAGCGCCCAACCCTCGGCGTGTCCGGAGGTGCCGGCGAGCTGCCGGCGCCAGAGGTTGAGGGTCTTGCGGTTGACCACCGCCTGCCCGATCTGCAGGTGGTGCCCGGGAACGCCCTCGTGGTAGACCGTCGTCAGCTCGCGCCAGGTGTCGAACTCGGTGACGCCGACGGGGACCGACCACCACATGCGGCCGGGACGGGAGAAGTCGTCGGTCGGGCCCGTGTAGTAGATCCCGCCCTCCTGTGTGGGAGCGATCATGCACTCGAGCGCGCGGATCTCCTGGGGGATGTCGAACTGGCTGCGGCCGAGCTCGTCGACCGCGCGATCGCTCGTCTCCTGCATCCAGCGCTGCAGCGCCTCCGTGCCGTGCAGTTTGCGCGCGGGATCCTGCTCGAGGAAGGCGACCGCCTCCTCCACCGAGGCTCCGGGGAGGATCTCGTTCGCGATCGACTCCTGCTCGGAGACCATGCGGGCCAGCTCCTCGATCCCCCACTCGTAGCTCTCGTCGAGATCGACCGTCGCTCCGAGGAACCGTCGGGACTGCAGGGCGTACAGCTCGCGGCCGATCGCGTCCTCCTCGGTCGCGGCGGGCATCAGTTCATGGGCGAGGAAGTCGGCGAGGCGGTTGTAGGCGACGGCGGCTGCACCGGCTCCGGTCGACAGCTCTCCGGCGAGCGACGCTGGGAGCTGGCCGTCCTCCGGACCGGCTTCCGCCGCGAAGCCGATGAAGAAGCCGTCGTCGGCGCCGGTGCGGAGCACCTGCTCGTAGACCTCCTTCACCTGGCGTCGTGCGGGGGTGATGCCCTTCGCGATCCCCTCGCGAAGCGTCTCGATGTATCCGTCGACCGCTTCGGGCAACGCACCCAGACGGGTGCTGATCGTGCTCCAGTCGTCCACGGTGGCCGTCGGCATGAGGTCGAAGACGTCGCGGAGCTCCTGCGACGGCGACGCGATCACGTTCAGATCCCGGTACTGCAGGCCGGCTTCGGAGGAGGCGAGGTCGAGTTCGAGCTCCGCGGTGAGGTCGGTCTGGGTGACGCGGTCGACGGCGTCGACGGGAGTGGCCGAGCGGAGGGCGCTCAGCGTGCGGGCCGCGGCCTCGACATAGGCCTCGTGCCCGGCCGGCGAGGTGTCGCTGTAGCGCCCGCCGACGTCGGTTCGGCCGATGTAGGTGCCGACCTCGGGCCGCAGCTGGACGAGCGTCTCCACCCAGCTTTCGGCGATGGCGTCGATCGGTGTGCTCTGGCGAGGTTCTTCGTGAGACATGCCGACGAGCCTAGTCCGCGCCCCGGGTGCGCGGCTCGTGGATCCGCCGGAGCGTCAGTGTGCGGCCGAGTCCCAATCGTGGCCGTGTCCGATCTGGACGTCGAGCGGCACCGACAGTTCGGCGGCACCCGCCATCTGCGTCCGGACGATCGCCTCGAGGGCGTCCCACTCCCCCTCGGCGACCTCGAAGATCAATTCGTCGTGCACCTGCAGCATCATCTGGGAGCGGAGCGACTGCGACCGGAGGTCCGACTCGATGCCGATCATGGCGCGCTTCATGATGTCCGCTGCGGAACCCTGGATCGGAGCGTTCAGCGCCTGCCGTTCGGCGTTCTCGCGCACGAGCCGGTTCGGGCTCGCGAGCTCGGGGAACAGCCGACGACGACCGAAGATGGTCTCGGTGTACCCGTCGAGCTTCGCCTGCTCGACGACGTTCCGCAGATAGTCGCGCACCGCGCCGAACCGCTCGAAGTAGTCGACCATCAGCTGCTTCGCCTCGGCGCTGGAGATCCGGAGCTGCTTCGAGAGGCCGAAGGCGCTGAGCCCGTAGGCGAGGCCGTACGACATGGCCTTCACCTTGTTGCGCATGGCGGGCGTGACGTCTTCCGCGGCCACGCTGAAGATGCGTGCACCCACGAAGCGGTGGAGGTCCTCGCCGGACTTGAACGCCTCGATGAGGCCGGCATCGCCGGAGAGGTGGGCCATGATCCGCATCTCGATCTGCGAGTAGTCGGCCGTGAGCAGGGTCTCGTACCCGGTCCCGGCCTGGAAGGCCGCGCGGATCCGTCGTCCCTCCTCGGTGCGCACCGGGATGTTCTGCAGGTTCGGGTCGGTCGAGGAGATCCGGCCCGTGCTCGTCCCGATCTGGACGTAGGTGGTGTGGATGCGACCGTCGTCGGTGATCGCTTTGTCGAGCGTCTCCACGATCTGACGGAGCTTCGTCGCGTCGCGGTGTTCGAGGAGCAGGCCGAGGAACGGATGCGGGCTCTTCTCCTGGAGGTCGGCGAGTGCACCGGCGTCGGTGGAGAACCCGGTCTTGTTGGCGCGGGTCTTGGGCATGGCCAGTTGGTCGAACAGCACCTCCTGGAGCTGCTTGGGTGAACCGAGGTTGACCTCGCGACCGATCTCGGCGTAGGCGTTGCTCGCCAGTTCCGCTGACCGGTTCCCGAGCTGCTCGGACAGACCGCTCAGGATGCCGTGGTCGACGGTCACCCCGGTGAGTTCCATGTGCGCCAGCACCTGCAGGACCGGCAGCTCCATGTCGAGCAGGACGCCGAGCGACCCCGGGTCGAGGGCGGCGCGGGTGGCCTCTGCGACGCGGAACGCGTACCAGGCCGTCCCCCCGACACCGACCGGGTCGGTCTCCGGGACCAGTTGGTTCGGGTCCGCCACAGGCATCGTCTCGTCGAGGTACCGTGCGGTGAGGTCGCCGAGGTTCTTGTCGCCGCCGCTCGGGCGGAGGAGCCAGCCGGCGACCGCCGTGTCGTACGCCAGCCCGTCGAGCTTGAGGCCGGCGCGTGTGACGGCCTTCACCTGCGGTTTCGCATCGTGCATGATCTTCGGGGCGTCGCTCGCGAGCCAGGCTTCGAGCGGCGCGTAATCGGCCTCACCGGGACGCCAGGCGAGAGACACGATCTCCGTGGGGGTGGCCAGACCAGCGGCGACCGGCAGGTCGCCGTCCAGGTCGAGGTGGAGTCCGATGCCGCCCGGGTGGGCTGCCACGGCGCGGGCGAGCCACGCCTCGAGTTCTTCGTCGAGCAGTTCCTTCCGTGGCGGCATCACCACGCCGGCCGCGTGCGATGCCGACACGTCGGTGTTCGCCTCGAGACCGTCGAGCTTCAGCACCCGGTCGAGGAGCGTGCGGAACTCCAGTCGACCGAACACGGCGGCCACGGCGTCGGCGTCGATCGGACGTCGCTCGAGGTCCTTCGGGCCGACCGGCAGTTCGACGTCGGTGAGGAGCCGGTTCAAGCGCCGGTTGCGGACGGCGTTCTCCTTGTGTTCGCGGAGGCTCTCCCCCACCTTGCCGGTGATCTCGTCCGCGCGTTCCAGGATCTGCTCCAGCGAGCCGAACTGGTTGAGCCATTTGACGGCCGTCTTCTCGCCCACCTTCGGGATGCCGGGGAGGTTGTCGCTCGTCTCGCCCACCAGCGCGGCGATCTCCGGGTACTGCTCGGGACGGATGCCGTAGCGCTCGAACACCTTGGCGCCGTCGTAGCGCGTCAGCGCCGAGACGCCCTGGCTGGACGGGTAGAGCAGCGTCACGTCGTCGGTCACCAACTGGATGGTGTCGCGGTCGCCCGAGACGACGAGGACGCGGAAGCCCTCCTCGCCACCCTGCTTGGCGAGGGTGGCGAGGATGTCGTCGGCCTCGTAGTCCTCTTTGCTGATCGTGGTGATGTTCATCGCCTTGAGCGCCTCCTCCAACAGCGGCACCTGACCCTTGAACTCGGGCGGGGTCTCGCCGCGCGTCCCCTTGTACTCGGGGTACTCACGGGTCCGGAACGAGCGGCGGGAGATGTCGAAGGCCACGGCGATATGGCTCGGGTTCTCGTTCTTCAGCAGGCTGATCAGCATGGAGATGAAGCCGTGAATGGCGTTCGTGTGCTGGCCGTCGCGGGTTTGGAAGCTGTCGACCGGCAGCGCGTAGAACGCCCGGAAGGCGAGCGAGTGGCCGTCGACGACGAGGAGGGTAGGCTTTTCTGATTCCGACACGCGCCCAGCCTACAAGCCGGTGCCGACACGGCTCAGGACCGATCCGAAGGTGGACATGACGAACGAGACCGACAAAGCCCTCGAGTTCCTGAGGACGAGAGGCAGCGGCGCACTCGCCGCCAAGATGGGGATCGAGTTCACGGAGTTCACGGTCCAACGGTCCGTCGCGACCATGCCGGTCGAGGGCAACACGCAACCCGCGATGCTGCTGCACGGAGGCGCCTACGTCGTCCTCGGTGAATCCCTCGGGTCGATGGCCGCCAACCTCTTCGCCGGCCCAGGCAAGCTCGCCGTCGGCATCGACATCAACGCCACGCACACCCGTTCGGCCACCGAGGGGATCGTGACCGGTGTCTGCACCCCCATCCACCTCGGGCGGTCGCTCACCGTCCACGAGATCGCGGTCAGCGACGAGCAGGGTCGACGCTGTTCGACGATCCGCATCACGAACCTCATCAAGGACGCACCGGGCACCTGACGCGCCACCCCGGACAACGCAGAGCGGCCCGCCCCCGACGGGACGGGCCGCTCTTGCGACGAGGTGGGAGAGGGCTACTTCTTGGCGCTCAGCTGCTCGATGATCGCCTGCGCCACATCGTGCATGGTGAGACGGCGGTCCATGGAGGCCTTCTGGATCCAGCGGAACGCCTCGGGCTCCGTAAGGCCCATCTTCTCATTGAGCAGGCCCTTCGCCCGGTCGACGAGCTTCCGGGTCTCGAAGCGCTCGACCATGTCGGCGACCTCGGCCTCGAGGGTGATGATCTGCTGGTACCGCGAGAGGGCGATCTCGATCGCGGGCAGGAGGTCGTTCGGGGTGAACGGCTTCACGACGTACGCCAGGGCACCGGCCTCGCTCGCCCGCTCGACCAGTTCCTTCTGGCTGAACGCGGTGAGGAGCACCACCGGTGCGATGTGCGCCTTGCCGATGCGCTCGGCGGCGGAGATGCCGTCGAGCTGGGGCATCTTCACATCCATGATCACGAGGTCCGGACGGAGCTCCGTCGCGAGCGCGACGGCGGTCTCGCCGTCGCCGGCCTCGCCGACGACCTCGAAACCGTTGTCGCGAAGGATCTCGACGATGTCGAGGCGGATGAGGGATTCGTCCTCAGCGACGACGACGCGCCGCGGGGCTACGGGAGGGGTCTCTTGCTCGGTCACCCTCAAATCCTACGGTACTCTGATGCAGGTTGCTGTTCGCCGTGCGGCGGACGCGCCGGTGTGGCGGAATGGCAGACGCGGAGCACTCAAAATGCTTTGTCGAAAGACGTGTGGGTTCGAGTCCCACCACCGGTACCAGGGAGCTCGCCTGACCGACCAGTGACGAGGCGGTCAAGCCCTTCGGGCGGGGTCGGCGGACGCCGTAGCGTAACGTCGAAGGCACGACGTGCAGGACGTCGTCCGACACGATGGGACCCGACACCATGACCGCAGAGCACACCGACCCGCGCCAGGACGTCCACGACGCCAGCACCGAAGACCGGCTCCAGGGCATCCTCGTGCAGGTCTCAGCAGACCGGTCCCTCACCCCCGACCTCGACGTCCGGGCAGCGCTGGCGGACCGGCTCAGCGACCAGGGCATCGACGTCGACGCCACCGAGCTCGACCGACTCGTCGGCTCACTCCCGGGTCAGCCCGGCGAAGCGCCCGGACCGTTCCTCACGGACGGCGCGACCCCGGCCGACGACGCGAACTGATCAGAAGCCGCGCTCGACGGCGGCGGCCGGACCGTCGGCGTCCGTCGTCAGCTCCGGCCCACCGACGGCATCGCCCGTCCACGTGTCGACCCGCCACCCGGTCGTCGTGTCTCCGTCGACGATGATGACGCCCGTGTTCGTGATGGGGTGTGTGCCGATGAAGTGTCCGTCGACGTTCGTCGAGCGGAGCCCGAGCCAGGACCGGAGCATCGCTCCGTGGCTCACGACCACGACACTCTCCAGTCCGGAGCCCTCGAGCTCCTCGATCACCGCGTCGAAGCGCGCGAACACCTCGTGGCCGTTCTCGCCGCCCGGCATCCGGGTGTCGAGGTCGCCCATCGCCCACGCCACGATGGTGTCGATGTAGACCTGCACGGCCTCGGGCGACCCGTGCATCTCGTTGTCGCCGGCGCTGATCTCCCGGAGTCCGTCGCGGACGATCACCGGAAGCCCGCTGACCTCGGCGACGGGTGCGGCGGTCTGTTGCGCCCGCACCGCGGTGGAGGCGTAGACCGCGTCGATCCGCTCGCCCACGAGCGCTTTGGGGAGGGCGGCCGCCTGCGTCTCGCCGAGTTCGGTGAGGACGGCCCCGGGGATCGCGGTGTCGAGCAGGCCGGCGACGTTGGACGAGGTCTGACCGTGTCTGATGAGGATGAGGCGCATACCTCCAGGGTAGGCGAGCGACCGGACGGTGGTCATCCCCCGGCGCGGAGTGTGCCGGGATCAGCTGCGAGCAATCCACTGCGGTGCGGTGCTCCTCAGGACCGCCGCCGGGAACGCGTGGTCGTCGAAGGCACTGAGCGCGGGGCGGGCCGTCGTCACCGCACCATGGGTGACCAGGCACCGCGCTCCGGGGAGGGCGGACGGGTGACGATCCTCGGCACGTGGGAGCCGTTGGAGCGCTGCACCGACGCGCGCGAGCGACACCGATGACCGGCCGGCCTCGCCGCCGTCGACGACCCTCACCACGTCGTCGACGATGGCCGCTGCCAGCAGGTATCCCGCGCTGTGGTCGAGTGCCTGAGCCGGCAGGGCGCCCGGAGCGCCATCCTCCCCTTCGACCACCGCGATGCCCGTGGCGGCCTGGACCAGGCTGTCGAAACCGCGTCGATCACCCCAAGGCCCCGTCGCGCCCCAAGCGTCGACGGAGCCGGTGACCAGACTGTCGCGACGTCGTAGCCCGAGGCCGTCGAGGGCGTGTGGTCGATACCCCGTCACCAGGATGTCGGCCTCGTCGCTCAGGCTCTGCAGCGTCGCGAGGCCGCGCGGTGTCGACGCGTCGAGGGCCGCCGTCCGCTTCCCCTGACCGCTGTCGGTGTACTGCCACGGGATCTCAGGGATCTGCGGCGGATCCACACGCAGGACGTCCGCGCCGAGGAGCGCGAGGGTCCTCGTGGACACGGGACCGGCGATCACCCGCGTCAGGTCGAGGACGCGGAGGCCGCGCAAGGGGTGCCGCCTCGTGGGCCGCAGCGACGAGGCGATCCTCGATCCGGCGGAGCCACCGTGGCGTCTGACGAGCGGTCCATCATCGACCGAGGCCTGCGGTGTGGACGACCATTCGACGGCGGTCCGGACGGCGACGAGGAGCGCGCCGACGCCGGCGGCCTCCGATTCCAGGTCGAGCGCCGAGTGGGAGGCGATCGCCGAGGCGAGCTCTGGGCGGGTGGCCTGGTCGTCGATCCCGAGCATGGCGGTCAAGCGGCGACGATGGTGGGGGTAGTTCGCGTGCGTGCGGACCCAGCCGTCTGCGGCGGCGAAGAAGCCGGACAGCGGCGCGAACGCGTCGACGGCTGCTCCGTCGATCCGCAACAGGCGGTCGCTCTGGTAGGCCGCGGCGATCCGCTCGAGGTCGAGCGACGCGTGCAGCGGCTCGAATCCGAGGGCGATACGGAGCCGGTCGGCGGCGTCCTCCACCGCGCCGACGGCGACCGCGGCGAGCTCCAGGACGGCGAATCGGGAGGCCAGGAGTCCCGCCGACCCGGTCGCCTCACGGTCGACCCCTCCCGGGTCCAGTCCCACGGCGCTGCGGAGAGCATCGTCGACGAGGACGGAACGGTTCATGGGCATCAGGCTAGACCCATGGCGCCCGGAATCGCGGCGTCATCGCACCCGGACGACGAAGGCCGTGGTCCCCGTACGGGAGGACCACGGCCTTCGGCAACCACATCCGACTAGAGGACGTCGCCCACCTTGTGGACGCGGATGTCGTTCGTCGTTCCGGGGATCCCGGGAGGGGAACCGGAGATGATGATGACGGGCTCGCCGACCGCGGCCTTGCCGGTGGCGACGAGGACCTCGTCGACCTGGGCGACCATCTGGTCGGTGTGCGTCACGCGCTCGACCACGAAGGACTCGACGCCCCAGTTCAGCGCCATGCGACGACGGATCGCCGGGTCGGGCGTGAACGCGAGGATCGGGATCCGGTTGCGCAGGCGAGCCATCCGGCGCACCGACTCCCCCGACTCCGTGAAGACGCAGAGGAACTTCGCCTCGACGAAGTCGGCGACCTCGACCGCCGCGAGGGTGATAGCACCGGCCTGCGTGCGCGGCTTCGTGCCGAGCGGCGGGACGCGGTCGAGACCGTGGATCTCGGTCGACTCGACGATGCGGGCCATGGTCTGGACCGTGATCACCGGATAGGCGCCGACGCTGGTCTCACCACTCAGCATGACCGCGTCCGCGCCGTCGAGCACCGCGTTGGCGACGTCGGAGGTCTCCGCGCGTGTCGGGATCGGGCTGGAGATCATCGACTCGAGCATCTGCGTCGCGACGATGACCGGCTTCGCCATGCGGCGGGCGAGTTCGACGGCGCGCTTCTGCACGATCGGGACGGCCTCGAGCGGAAGCTCGACACCCAGGTCGCCTCGGGCGACCATGATGGCGTCGAACGCCTCGACGATGCTCTCGAGGTTCTCGACGGCCTGCGGCTTCTCGATCTTCGCGATCACGGGGACCTTCCGGCCCTCCTCCGCCATGATCTCGTGGACGCGGTCGATGTCGGCTGCGTCACGCACGAAGGACAGGGCGATGAGGTCGGCGCCGAGACGCAGGCCCCAACGGAGGTCCGCTTCGTCCTTCTCGCTGAGCGCGGGGACGTTGACGGCGACACCCGGGAGGTTGATGCCCTTGTTGTTCGACACCGGACCGGCGACGATCACGCGCGTGGTCACGACGGTGTCGTCTGCTTCAACGACCTCGACCTTGACCTTGCCGTCGTCGATCAGCAGGAAGTCGCCCGGCTTGACGTCCTGGGGCAGGCCCTTGAAGGTCGTCGAGGAGATCTCCTTGGTGCCGAGGATGTCCTCGGTGGTGATCTTGAAGATGTCGCCGACGGCGAGGTCGTACGGGCCGCCCTCGAACTTGCCGAGGCGGATCTTCGGGCCCTGGAGGTCGACGAGGACGGCGACCGCACGGCCGGAGTCCTCTGTCGCCTTGCGGACGTTGGCGTAGATG is part of the Plantibacter sp. Leaf314 genome and encodes:
- the pyk gene encoding pyruvate kinase, with protein sequence MRRAKIVATLGPAVSSYENIRAIIDAGVDVTRMNLSHGSYDVHEAIYANVRKATEDSGRAVAVLVDLQGPKIRLGKFEGGPYDLAVGDIFKITTEDILGTKEISSTTFKGLPQDVKPGDFLLIDDGKVKVEVVEADDTVVTTRVIVAGPVSNNKGINLPGVAVNVPALSEKDEADLRWGLRLGADLIALSFVRDAADIDRVHEIMAEEGRKVPVIAKIEKPQAVENLESIVEAFDAIMVARGDLGVELPLEAVPIVQKRAVELARRMAKPVIVATQMLESMISSPIPTRAETSDVANAVLDGADAVMLSGETSVGAYPVITVQTMARIVESTEIHGLDRVPPLGTKPRTQAGAITLAAVEVADFVEAKFLCVFTESGESVRRMARLRNRIPILAFTPDPAIRRRMALNWGVESFVVERVTHTDQMVAQVDEVLVATGKAAVGEPVIIISGSPPGIPGTTNDIRVHKVGDVL
- a CDS encoding ANTAR domain-containing response regulator, with protein sequence MTEQETPPVAPRRVVVAEDESLIRLDIVEILRDNGFEVVGEAGDGETAVALATELRPDLVIMDVKMPQLDGISAAERIGKAHIAPVVLLTAFSQKELVERASEAGALAYVVKPFTPNDLLPAIEIALSRYQQIITLEAEVADMVERFETRKLVDRAKGLLNEKMGLTEPEAFRWIQKASMDRRLTMHDVAQAIIEQLSAKK
- a CDS encoding DUF885 domain-containing protein, whose translation is MSHEEPRQSTPIDAIAESWVETLVQLRPEVGTYIGRTDVGGRYSDTSPAGHEAYVEAAARTLSALRSATPVDAVDRVTQTDLTAELELDLASSEAGLQYRDLNVIASPSQELRDVFDLMPTATVDDWSTISTRLGALPEAVDGYIETLREGIAKGITPARRQVKEVYEQVLRTGADDGFFIGFAAEAGPEDGQLPASLAGELSTGAGAAAVAYNRLADFLAHELMPAATEEDAIGRELYALQSRRFLGATVDLDESYEWGIEELARMVSEQESIANEILPGASVEEAVAFLEQDPARKLHGTEALQRWMQETSDRAVDELGRSQFDIPQEIRALECMIAPTQEGGIYYTGPTDDFSRPGRMWWSVPVGVTEFDTWRELTTVYHEGVPGHHLQIGQAVVNRKTLNLWRRQLAGTSGHAEGWALYAERLMEQLGYLDDPADRLGMLDGQRMRAARVVLDIGVHLGKRLPDGSGTWTAEYAFDFMGRNVNMSPEFVRFEVNRYLGWPGQAPSYKIGQRIWEQLRDDAARRAGDAFDIKDFHRRALDLGGVGLDTLRSAMLE
- a CDS encoding epimerase, producing the protein MTSERIVVAGASGFIGRRLVESFRADGATVSVIGRGAADARWDDRAGIARLVDGADLLVNLAGKSVNCRYTASNRAAILRSRVDTTTELSRAVREAASPPPLWINASTATIYRDADDRAMTEVDGEIGSGFSVDVATAWERALFADDLPATRRVALRIAIVLGDGGALTPLLWLARLGLGGPQLDGRWPRSRSRRAAGTGHRFTTPHGRQRFSWIHLDDVIGIVRFLRDHPELSGAVNVTSPSPTDNRGFMRTLRHVLGMPIGLPAPRWLLEIGMFLLRTESELVLKSRWALPERLLQAGYRFEHPTLDPALREIVSARGLPTGPRSR
- a CDS encoding histidine phosphatase family protein, yielding MRLILIRHGQTSSNVAGLLDTAIPGAVLTELGETQAAALPKALVGERIDAVYASTAVRAQQTAAPVAEVSGLPVIVRDGLREISAGDNEMHGSPEAVQVYIDTIVAWAMGDLDTRMPGGENGHEVFARFDAVIEELEGSGLESVVVVSHGAMLRSWLGLRSTNVDGHFIGTHPITNTGVIIVDGDTTTGWRVDTWTGDAVGGPELTTDADGPAAAVERGF
- the polA gene encoding DNA polymerase I; its protein translation is MSESEKPTLLVVDGHSLAFRAFYALPVDSFQTRDGQHTNAIHGFISMLISLLKNENPSHIAVAFDISRRSFRTREYPEYKGTRGETPPEFKGQVPLLEEALKAMNITTISKEDYEADDILATLAKQGGEEGFRVLVVSGDRDTIQLVTDDVTLLYPSSQGVSALTRYDGAKVFERYGIRPEQYPEIAALVGETSDNLPGIPKVGEKTAVKWLNQFGSLEQILERADEITGKVGESLREHKENAVRNRRLNRLLTDVELPVGPKDLERRPIDADAVAAVFGRLEFRTLLDRVLKLDGLEANTDVSASHAAGVVMPPRKELLDEELEAWLARAVAAHPGGIGLHLDLDGDLPVAAGLATPTEIVSLAWRPGEADYAPLEAWLASDAPKIMHDAKPQVKAVTRAGLKLDGLAYDTAVAGWLLRPSGGDKNLGDLTARYLDETMPVADPNQLVPETDPVGVGGTAWYAFRVAEATRAALDPGSLGVLLDMELPVLQVLAHMELTGVTVDHGILSGLSEQLGNRSAELASNAYAEIGREVNLGSPKQLQEVLFDQLAMPKTRANKTGFSTDAGALADLQEKSPHPFLGLLLEHRDATKLRQIVETLDKAITDDGRIHTTYVQIGTSTGRISSTDPNLQNIPVRTEEGRRIRAAFQAGTGYETLLTADYSQIEMRIMAHLSGDAGLIEAFKSGEDLHRFVGARIFSVAAEDVTPAMRNKVKAMSYGLAYGLSAFGLSKQLRISSAEAKQLMVDYFERFGAVRDYLRNVVEQAKLDGYTETIFGRRRLFPELASPNRLVRENAERQALNAPIQGSAADIMKRAMIGIESDLRSQSLRSQMMLQVHDELIFEVAEGEWDALEAIVRTQMAGAAELSVPLDVQIGHGHDWDSAAH
- a CDS encoding CoA transferase, with product MNRSVLVDDALRSAVGLDPGGVDREATGSAGLLASRFAVLELAAVAVGAVEDAADRLRIALGFEPLHASLDLERIAAAYQSDRLLRIDGAAVDAFAPLSGFFAAADGWVRTHANYPHHRRRLTAMLGIDDQATRPELASAIASHSALDLESEAAGVGALLVAVRTAVEWSSTPQASVDDGPLVRRHGGSAGSRIASSLRPTRRHPLRGLRVLDLTRVIAGPVSTRTLALLGADVLRVDPPQIPEIPWQYTDSGQGKRTAALDASTPRGLATLQSLSDEADILVTGYRPHALDGLGLRRRDSLVTGSVDAWGATGPWGDRRGFDSLVQAATGIAVVEGEDGAPGALPAQALDHSAGYLLAAAIVDDVVRVVDGGEAGRSSVSLARVGAALQRLPRAEDRHPSALPGARCLVTHGAVTTARPALSAFDDHAFPAAVLRSTAPQWIARS
- a CDS encoding hotdog fold thioesterase — translated: MTNETDKALEFLRTRGSGALAAKMGIEFTEFTVQRSVATMPVEGNTQPAMLLHGGAYVVLGESLGSMAANLFAGPGKLAVGIDINATHTRSATEGIVTGVCTPIHLGRSLTVHEIAVSDEQGRRCSTIRITNLIKDAPGT